In one window of Burkholderiales bacterium DNA:
- a CDS encoding helix-turn-helix domain-containing protein, with the protein MIQHRPSPPARRGRTPSETSTGAAQVQSLTRGLSILECLARAEGGLTLTDIAHRVTLPPSTTHRLLSTLERGGYVYQAGDLGLWYVGLHAFTVGSSFLASRDWVAQSHPYMRRLMEQSGETANLAILDGTEAVFIDQVQCRETMRTIVRLGSRVPLHASGVGKAIFAALPDEQIEAILKVKGLQRITENTITVPETMWASLRVIRQRGFSFDDEEHLIGTRCVASPIYDEHAEALGAISLAGPVSRLPDARIRHLGPVVAHIAEDITRTLGGKWPHPH; encoded by the coding sequence ATGATCCAGCACCGCCCCTCGCCGCCCGCCCGCCGCGGACGAACGCCGTCGGAGACGTCGACCGGCGCGGCCCAGGTCCAGAGCCTCACCCGCGGGCTTTCGATTCTCGAGTGCCTCGCCCGCGCCGAAGGCGGGCTCACGCTGACCGACATCGCGCATCGCGTCACGCTGCCGCCGTCCACGACGCATCGGCTGCTGTCGACGCTCGAGCGCGGCGGCTACGTCTACCAGGCGGGCGACCTCGGGCTGTGGTACGTGGGGCTGCACGCGTTCACCGTGGGCTCGAGCTTCCTCGCGTCGCGCGACTGGGTGGCGCAGAGCCATCCGTACATGCGGAGGCTGATGGAGCAATCCGGCGAGACCGCGAACCTCGCGATCCTCGACGGCACCGAGGCCGTGTTCATCGACCAGGTGCAGTGCCGCGAGACGATGCGCACGATCGTGCGGCTCGGCAGCCGCGTGCCTCTGCACGCGTCCGGCGTCGGCAAGGCGATCTTCGCCGCGCTCCCCGACGAGCAGATCGAGGCGATCCTCAAGGTCAAGGGCCTGCAGCGCATCACCGAGAACACCATCACCGTGCCCGAGACGATGTGGGCGAGCCTGCGGGTGATCCGGCAGCGCGGGTTCTCGTTCGACGACGAGGAGCACCTGATCGGCACCCGCTGCGTCGCCTCGCCGATCTACGACGAGCACGCGGAGGCGCTGGGCGCGATCTCGCTCGCCGGACCGGTGTCGCGCCTGCCGGACGCGCGCATCCGGCACCTCGGTCCGGT
- a CDS encoding EamA family transporter: MTPADITLPVTLAVLGAGFLHALWNAMLKASGGDPQLDMALIVAGTCVVAAACLPFVPAPAGAAWPYMAASAIVHFGYYVTLAGAYRRGDLSFAYPLMRGVAPLVVTLLGILFLGEHPSSSTLTGIVLISLGILVIAWYAGGRHTAASAGWALANAVIIAMYTLVDGAGARASGSAAGYVVWLCFLEGFPYLGWIAATRGRAALAYLTPRWRRGIAGGAASLASYGIALWAMTRAPVAVVAALREVSVLFAAAIGAIVLKEGFGWKRMAGAAAVVAGVAALRL, translated from the coding sequence ATGACGCCGGCGGACATCACGCTGCCGGTCACCCTCGCCGTGCTCGGCGCGGGCTTCCTGCACGCGCTGTGGAACGCGATGCTCAAGGCCTCCGGCGGCGATCCGCAGCTCGACATGGCGCTGATCGTGGCGGGCACCTGCGTCGTCGCTGCGGCGTGCCTGCCGTTCGTGCCTGCGCCCGCCGGGGCCGCATGGCCGTACATGGCCGCCTCGGCGATCGTCCATTTCGGCTACTACGTGACCCTCGCCGGCGCGTATCGGCGCGGCGACCTGTCGTTCGCCTATCCGCTGATGCGCGGCGTCGCGCCGCTCGTCGTCACGCTGCTCGGTATCCTGTTCCTGGGCGAGCATCCGAGCTCTTCGACGCTCACCGGCATCGTGCTGATCTCGCTCGGCATCCTGGTCATCGCGTGGTACGCGGGCGGCCGCCATACTGCCGCGTCCGCCGGCTGGGCGCTGGCGAATGCGGTCATCATCGCGATGTACACGCTGGTCGACGGCGCCGGTGCGCGGGCCTCGGGCAGCGCGGCCGGATACGTGGTCTGGCTCTGCTTCCTCGAGGGGTTCCCCTATCTCGGCTGGATCGCGGCCACCCGCGGCCGTGCGGCGCTCGCCTACCTCACGCCGCGCTGGCGCCGCGGCATCGCCGGCGGCGCCGCGAGCCTCGCCTCCTACGGCATCGCGCTGTGGGCGATGACGCGCGCGCCGGTGGCCGTCGTGGCGGCACTGCGCGAAGTGTCGGTGCTCTTCGCCGCGGCCATCGGCGCGATCGTGCTCAAGGAAGGATTCGGCTGGAAACGCATGGCCGGCGCGGCGGCGGTGGTCGCCGGCGTGGCCGCGCTGCGGCTGTGA
- a CDS encoding Na/Pi cotransporter family protein encodes MQTLLNLLAGVALLVWGTHIVRTGILRLYGGDLRRILRKSVARNRIAAFAAGVGVTGLIQSSTATALIVAAFAGQGLVTTTSALAVMLGADVGTSIVTAVLSFDLSWLAPLLIFSGVVLFLARQSTNAGRFGRVLIGLGLILFALQWIRVAAQPIVDAAGVKVLFASLTGDVLLDVLVAALVTILCYSSLAVVLLVATLAHLGVISPAVALGLVLGANLGSGALGMLSTLSSPPEARRVTLGNFLFKLIGCAIAIPLVDSIQRLVERMALNPSQEVVAFHVVFNLGIALAFIFWTEKIAHVAERLLPAKPIEDDPSKPRFLDPSALETPTLAISNAAREAIRIGDVVEQMLTGTLTVLKTNDSALARRLRDMDDVVDSLYTAIKLYLTQISREALEEKEGRRWADIVSLTINLEQVGDIIERILSDVEEKKIEKGRSFSEAGMAEICDLHARLVSNLRLGMSVFLNGDLKSAQELLAQKVLFRDLERAYADSHLGRLAGNTVESIETSSLHLDLISDMKRINSHVCSIAYPILEQAGVLAHTRLKTAEPDSAPGGRGRRWNNKNKPTTA; translated from the coding sequence ATGCAGACACTCCTCAATCTCCTCGCCGGCGTCGCGCTGCTCGTCTGGGGCACGCACATCGTGCGCACCGGCATCCTGCGGCTGTACGGCGGGGACCTGCGGCGCATCCTGCGCAAGAGCGTCGCGCGGAACCGCATCGCGGCCTTCGCGGCCGGCGTCGGCGTCACCGGGCTGATCCAGAGCTCGACCGCCACCGCGCTGATCGTCGCCGCCTTCGCCGGCCAGGGCCTCGTGACGACGACGAGCGCCCTCGCGGTGATGCTCGGCGCCGACGTCGGCACGTCGATCGTGACCGCGGTCCTGTCGTTCGACCTCTCGTGGCTCGCACCGCTCCTCATCTTCTCCGGCGTGGTCCTGTTCCTCGCGCGGCAGTCGACCAACGCCGGCCGCTTCGGCCGCGTCCTGATCGGACTCGGCTTGATCCTCTTCGCGCTGCAGTGGATCCGCGTGGCCGCGCAGCCGATCGTCGACGCCGCCGGCGTCAAGGTGCTGTTCGCCTCGCTCACCGGCGACGTCCTCCTCGACGTGCTCGTCGCCGCGCTGGTGACCATCCTGTGCTATTCAAGCCTCGCGGTCGTGCTGCTCGTCGCGACGCTCGCGCACCTCGGGGTCATAAGCCCCGCGGTCGCGCTCGGCCTCGTGCTCGGCGCCAACCTCGGCAGCGGCGCGCTCGGCATGCTCTCGACGCTGAGTTCCCCTCCGGAGGCGCGCCGCGTCACGCTCGGCAACTTCCTGTTCAAGCTGATCGGTTGCGCGATCGCGATTCCGCTGGTGGATTCGATCCAGCGGTTGGTCGAGAGGATGGCCCTCAACCCCAGCCAGGAGGTCGTGGCCTTCCACGTCGTGTTCAACCTGGGCATCGCGCTCGCGTTCATCTTCTGGACCGAGAAGATCGCGCACGTCGCCGAGCGCCTGCTGCCGGCGAAGCCGATCGAGGACGACCCCTCGAAACCGCGGTTCCTCGACCCGTCGGCGCTGGAGACGCCGACGCTCGCGATCAGCAACGCGGCCCGAGAGGCGATCCGCATCGGCGATGTCGTCGAGCAGATGCTGACCGGGACGCTGACCGTGCTGAAGACCAACGACAGCGCGCTCGCCCGCCGCCTGCGCGACATGGACGACGTCGTGGACTCGCTCTATACCGCGATCAAGCTGTACCTGACCCAGATCTCCCGCGAGGCGCTCGAGGAGAAGGAGGGTCGCCGCTGGGCCGACATCGTCTCGCTGACGATCAACCTCGAGCAGGTCGGCGACATCATCGAACGCATCCTGTCCGACGTCGAGGAGAAGAAGATCGAGAAAGGCCGCAGCTTCTCCGAAGCCGGCATGGCCGAGATCTGCGACCTCCATGCCCGGCTCGTCTCCAACCTGCGCCTCGGCATGAGCGTGTTCCTGAACGGCGACCTCAAGAGCGCGCAGGAACTGCTCGCCCAGAAGGTGCTGTTCCGCGACCTCGAGCGCGCCTACGCCGACTCGCACCTCGGCCGCCTCGCCGGCAACACGGTCGAGAGCATCGAGACCTCCTCGCTCCACCTCGACCTCATCTCGGACATGAAGCGCATCAACTCGCACGTGTGCTCGATCGCCTACCCGATCCTCGAGCAGGCCGGCGTGCTCGCGCACACGCGGCTCAAGACCGCCGAACCGGACTCTGCGCCGGGCGGCCGCGGGCGGCGCTGGAACAACAAGAACAAGCCCACGACGGCGTGA
- a CDS encoding FAD-dependent oxidoreductase, whose product MTPSLPSHARVVVVGGGIAGCSTAYHLTKLGWGDVVLLEQGKLTCGTTWHAAGLVGQYRATRNATRMSRYGIELYSTLEQETGLATGWKPCGSLNVARTPERLKLFRRQMARARSFGIAFEFISPAEAGRIAPILRTDDLAGAVWIPGDGKANPTDLTQSLARGARMGGARIVEGARVTGVRTERGRVKGIDVSCDGATASIDCEVIVNCAGQWARAFGAMAGVEVPLYAAEHFYIVTEPVPGVTPDLPVMRDPDGYIYYKEEVGGLVMGGFEPVAKPWTVDPIPEGFEFRLLPEDWDHFEVLMTNAIHRTPCLETAQVKLLLNGPESFTGDGNFILGEAPSLAGYFVCAGFNSAGIANSGGAGKLVAQWIVDGEAPLDLWDVDIRRFAPFHANRRHLADRTVESLGLHYAMRWPREELRTVRPLRRSPLYDRLAAKGAAFGSKLGWERANYFLPPGASEPPPTLDTPEWLPWVLEEQRACREDVVVFDQTSFAKFVLKGRDALAVLQRLCANEIDVPPGRMVYTAMLNARGGFESDLTVLRVSEREFFLLTGSAQATRDFSWIERHIEPDEHASLVDVTGAWSVISVMGPKSQALLASLSPDALGRDTLPFSQVRTVDVGYARVRAARMSYVGGPGYELYVPVEQALTLYDTLIDAGGRFGLKDAGYYTIDALRIEAGRRAWGAELSPDETPWEAGLDFAVKLDKATPFLGRDALVRQRETGVRKRLVQFTFDDPAAFPWGGEPLLMDGRNVGELTSAGYSRKFGRAVALAYARSEVPLTDEAIAAARYVVDIAGVAFAVTPRLGQAGKA is encoded by the coding sequence GTGACTCCTTCTCTCCCCTCGCATGCGCGCGTCGTGGTCGTCGGCGGCGGCATCGCCGGATGTTCTACCGCCTACCACCTGACCAAACTCGGTTGGGGGGACGTCGTGCTGCTCGAACAGGGCAAGCTCACCTGCGGCACCACCTGGCACGCCGCGGGGCTCGTCGGCCAGTACCGCGCGACGCGCAACGCGACGCGCATGAGCCGCTACGGCATCGAGCTCTACTCGACGCTGGAGCAGGAGACCGGACTCGCCACCGGCTGGAAGCCCTGCGGTTCGCTCAACGTCGCGCGGACGCCGGAGCGCCTGAAACTCTTCCGCAGGCAGATGGCGCGCGCCAGGAGCTTCGGCATCGCCTTCGAATTCATCTCCCCTGCCGAAGCCGGCCGGATCGCGCCGATCCTGCGCACCGACGACCTCGCCGGCGCGGTGTGGATTCCCGGCGACGGCAAGGCGAACCCCACCGACCTCACGCAGTCGCTCGCGCGCGGGGCACGCATGGGCGGCGCCCGCATCGTCGAGGGCGCGCGCGTGACCGGCGTCAGGACGGAACGCGGCCGCGTCAAGGGTATCGACGTGTCCTGCGACGGAGCAACGGCGTCGATCGACTGCGAAGTGATCGTCAACTGCGCCGGCCAGTGGGCGCGAGCGTTCGGAGCGATGGCCGGCGTCGAGGTGCCGCTGTACGCCGCGGAGCACTTCTACATCGTCACCGAACCGGTGCCAGGCGTCACGCCGGACCTGCCGGTCATGCGCGACCCGGACGGCTACATCTACTACAAGGAGGAAGTCGGCGGCCTCGTGATGGGCGGATTCGAACCGGTCGCCAAGCCCTGGACGGTCGACCCGATCCCCGAGGGCTTCGAGTTTCGGCTGCTGCCCGAGGACTGGGACCACTTCGAGGTCCTGATGACGAACGCGATCCACCGCACCCCCTGCCTCGAGACGGCACAGGTGAAGCTCCTGCTGAACGGGCCGGAGAGTTTCACCGGCGACGGCAACTTCATCCTCGGTGAAGCGCCGTCGCTCGCCGGCTACTTCGTGTGCGCGGGGTTCAATTCCGCGGGCATCGCCAACTCCGGCGGCGCGGGAAAGCTCGTTGCCCAATGGATCGTCGACGGCGAGGCGCCGCTCGACCTGTGGGACGTCGACATCCGCCGCTTCGCGCCGTTCCACGCGAACCGCCGGCACCTCGCCGATCGCACCGTCGAGTCGCTGGGCCTGCACTACGCGATGCGCTGGCCGCGCGAGGAACTGCGGACCGTGCGGCCGCTGCGCCGCTCGCCGCTGTACGATCGCCTGGCGGCGAAGGGCGCCGCGTTCGGCAGCAAGCTCGGCTGGGAGCGCGCCAACTACTTCCTGCCGCCGGGCGCGAGCGAGCCTCCGCCCACGCTCGACACCCCGGAGTGGCTGCCGTGGGTGCTCGAGGAGCAGCGGGCCTGCCGCGAGGACGTGGTGGTGTTCGACCAGACCTCGTTCGCCAAGTTCGTGCTGAAGGGGCGCGACGCGCTCGCGGTGCTCCAGCGCCTGTGCGCGAACGAGATCGACGTCCCGCCCGGCCGCATGGTGTACACCGCGATGCTGAACGCGCGGGGCGGATTCGAAAGCGACCTCACGGTGCTGCGCGTCTCCGAGCGCGAGTTCTTCCTCCTCACCGGCTCCGCGCAGGCGACGCGCGACTTCTCGTGGATCGAGCGCCACATCGAGCCGGACGAGCACGCGTCGCTCGTCGACGTCACCGGCGCGTGGTCGGTGATCTCGGTGATGGGACCGAAGTCCCAGGCGCTGCTCGCCTCGCTCTCTCCGGATGCCCTCGGCAGGGACACCCTGCCCTTCTCGCAGGTCCGCACGGTCGACGTGGGGTACGCGCGGGTCCGCGCCGCGCGCATGAGCTACGTCGGCGGGCCGGGCTACGAGCTCTACGTGCCGGTCGAGCAGGCGCTGACCCTGTACGACACGCTCATCGACGCCGGAGGGCGGTTCGGACTGAAGGACGCCGGGTACTACACGATCGACGCGCTGCGGATCGAAGCCGGACGCCGCGCCTGGGGCGCCGAACTCTCGCCGGACGAGACGCCGTGGGAAGCCGGTCTGGACTTCGCCGTGAAACTCGACAAGGCCACGCCGTTCCTCGGACGCGACGCGCTCGTGCGGCAGCGCGAGACGGGCGTGCGCAAGCGGCTGGTCCAGTTCACGTTCGACGATCCCGCGGCCTTTCCGTGGGGCGGGGAGCCGCTGTTGATGGACGGACGCAACGTCGGCGAGCTGACGAGCGCCGGCTACAGCCGCAAATTCGGTCGCGCCGTCGCGCTGGCCTACGCGCGCTCCGAGGTCCCGCTCACCGACGAGGCGATCGCCGCGGCGCGCTACGTCGTGGACATCGCGGGCGTGGCGTTCGCGGTGACGCCGCGGCTCGGTCAGGCGGGCAAGGCCTGA